The window AGCCGCACAGGGTTTAAAATCACAAACAGTTTCCAAGTGAGGCAGAGTTTCAGCCAATAGGGGAGCTCCAGATCCAGTCCCACTCCTCAGACACCCCAAAAGGTTGGAGGAACGGCTGTTCATGCTCAGTCCTCCAACTAAACAAGAGTGTCATGAACACTTGGTATGGGAGTTGGAAAAAAATTTCTTTCCCAATCCTTCCAAATTAATGGGAAAATAAATTATAATTGGCGTTTTCCGCTATTTCTTAAATTCTCCCATTTCTTAGAGTTTTAATACTCAATTGTTTAGTGATAATTAACTgagcttttaaaacttttcacttCTAAGTGACTAAGCATAGTTCGCAAATATTAAGAGTTCACTAGATAGTTAAGTACACAGAGTACTGGGAGGTGTTTCATTCAATAATTCTGTTctatttttaatctttcatgAGCTGTGTGCTCACAGTCAAGTTGGGGATGTCCTTACTTTCCAGGTGTTTGTTTTGCTGAGCTCTTCTCATTCTCAGCAGTTATGTTTGTATTTCCTCTGTCACTGATGCACACATTCAGTtccgcatttttaaaaatataaactctATTCACTGAGGTGTATGGGTTTGATTTAAAATGTTAGCGGGATAAAACAGCAGAAAGATCTAAAAGATGCAAGAGAAAAATTGGTTCTCTTTTTTAGTGGAATGTGCTTCGCTAATAAATGCTTGTTGGTTGATCGACAACAGACTAACAGCAAACTCCTATGGTTAAGTGGTTAAGccaacagacacagagagaatgatgTAAATATAAATATTCCAATCTGAACCCCTCAGATCTGAAACATTTCTGAATGTGTCGTAATTCGCAAAGGCTAGGAAAGTAAAAGTTCAACCACAAATATCACATGAAGGAATAGGTTATACTCACTAGGAAAGCCTGAAGATCTTTTCCttggaaaagagaaggctgagagatgCCATATTAGCAATGGAAGGTTTTGTTCCAGTTTTGTGTTTACTAATGTAGGGAAAGCAGAAATGTGCCCATTAACTTCCAGCCAGGAAAGGTCATCGTTCTACATAAATTTTGATTTGATAGCACATTTCCAGCTTTCATCATTGTTATTTCTGACTTTATACACAATTGTAAAAGGGTTTTCTGATCAAGGGCTAGGATTTCTGTGCCATGGAAGAAAATGGCTGGAACGCACTTCTTGCTCTCCTCAAGATCAACTTGCTAGTTCAGTCCTGGCTGTAATGACCAGCAGCAATACTGTCAGAATCTGACTCCCAGTCAGttgtgaactcgctgatgttgCAGCAGATTGGATGActcagtgaatcccttcccacaaacaGAGCAAGTAAATGGCCTGTCCTCTGTATGAGTGCGTTGGTGTTTCAGAAGGTGAGATGCACATGTGAATTTCTTtacacacatggagcaggtgaatggtcgctccccagtgtgaattcgctggtgtgtgACCAGGGTCGATGATCGTGTAAAtgctttcccacacacagagcaggtgaatggcttctctccagtgtgagtgcgttggtgtctcagcaggttattgctactTTTAAAAGTCTCCTCACAGTCAGAACATTTAAAAGTTCTCTTCACAgaatgaactcgctggtgtctcaacaGGTTGGATGAATTAATGAATCCCTTCCTGCATGCAGAGCAGGTatatggcctctccccagtgtgggtGCGCTGATGTACACAGAGTTCAGATGATTTTCTGACTCCAGTCTTGCAGTGAGAGCACCTGAAAGGTTTCTCATTGGTGTGAACACGTTTATGGGACatcaggtcaccagaacatttgTAGCACTTTCCACAGTctgaacatttaaaaggtctgtcattagtgtgaacccgctggtgagCAAGCAGGTTGGATGACTCTCTGAATCCTCTTCCACACttggagcaggtgaacggcctggCCCCCGTGAGAGTGCGTCCATgtatttccagctgggatggccaactgaatctcttcccacagtactcacatttccatggtttgtCCATGGTGCTGGTGTCTTTGTGTCTCTCCAGGTTGGATGATTTGCTGAAACCTCTTTTACATAAAAAAACGTGTAATTTCTCTGGGTTGAGAATGGTGGAATGCTTATTCAGGCATCGTAATTGGttaaagctctttacacagtCAGTGCACGGTAACATTCTCATTTGGGTGTTTCTGTGTCTCACGATGAAGTTTTCCCCAACAGACAGAAGAGGCAAGCATTTCTATTTCCACATTGAAAAGCTGATGATAATCAGATCCTGACTAGTGATGTTTACTTTGCATTTGCCATTCACAAATCAGCTTCTCCCAATCCTCTGTAAAAGAAATACAGAATGTCAGTATTTTGCaatgatttgtagctcaggtcgtgggtgagattgttgacttgctcaccttgaaaacaaaaacaagccagctcggtgagcaagtcaacaacctcaatgccAGAATCATGATCAGTCCATTGATGGCAATTTAGAGTAAATAATTCTAGCTTCTCAGTCAGTCAGATTGATATtgtgaagagccagtgcagacacggCTGGTCAAAAggtctccttccacactgtaatattTCTGTGACAGAATGTTCTTTCCACTCAaaactaataaaagcaaaaataaagaacaaagtcaTGAGGAAATTCCCAGCGTcaatgagacttttttttactccatattccttcctgggatgagggcaccgctggctaggccaacacttattgcccatccctaattgcccagacggcagttacgagtcaaccacattgctgtgggcctcgagtcacatgtaggccagaccaggtaaggatggcaatttccatccctgaagaactttagtgagccagatgatttttccaacaatcgacaatggattcacggtcatcattagactcttaattctagctatttattgaaatcaatttccaccatctgccgtggcaagattcaaacccaggtccccagaacaacacctgggtctctggattaacaggccagtgagAATACCACGAGATGATTGCCTCCCCTTATGCTGACATGTTACCATTGTGGAAGGTATCAAATGTAATGGTTAGCAGTGTGTGCCCAGGGACAGCTGGGCATGGAAGACACTTCTCATggagggcaggcaggaaagtagaattaaagtaacaatctgatcagccatgatcttaccagAATGATAGAGAAAGCTCGCTGCGCTGACGACTGTTCCAGTTTCTTAAATAAGAATGCTCAGTAATAATACaaaggaggctaagagggcaTTTAATAGAGATatccaagatgatcagaggattagatagggtggacagtgagagtctttttccgaggatgatgacttcaacttgtataagggggcatagctacaaattgaggggtgatagatttaagacagatgtcagaggcaggttctttactcagagagtggtaagggcgtggaacgccctgcctgccaatgtagtgaactcagccacattaggggcatttaaacagtccttggataagcatatggataatgatgggatagtgtagggggaggtgcttagattaattcacaggtcagcgcaacattgagggctgaagggcctgttctgtgctgtattgttctatatgttctatattACACAATGCTGTTTTAGCCAGAATTCCCTGACTCACCAACTCTTCTCCACGTTGAGCAGCCACAGATGAGAAATCAGGGCTGAAGTGACACAAAACGAGAAGTTCAGCTCTTCTACGTATCAGGAGTTGCAGCCACAGCCACTCAACTGAATGTATCCAAGGCCCATGGCAACTCGAGGCTGCATAGGTCAGCTGTGGCTGGGAATGGGTGAAGCTGCTAAAAACCCCATTGTTAATTACGGTTACACGCCTGGCGCTAGGACCCAGCTGAGACCGTTCGAACCCCACTCACGATAGGAACCCAGTCAAGATGGCGACCACTAAACCGGAACCGCTTTTTGGGCAAGGGCCTGGATCTGGAAATACAGCAcctgtagattcatttttagttttcattgccttccagaggtgtttagaaacccctccCGGGCCTCTGTGGTTTCCATCGCTCCCGTCGCACTTTCAACCTTTACCgactgcgaatgtgacaaaaGAACGTCTTTCCCCGTCGCCATTACTCTCAGCGCACACATTCCAAAGAATTCAACGGCATGACGCTTGCGCAGTGCTGTCCTGtaatgttaatcagggacctttatcagcgcggggactgctgggtaGAGGCACTGCcattgaaaaccctcaatcaataaaaattttactgtgatgcAGCAGATGGAGAACGGTGCAGTACAAAAAaacgatacagcacagaagcaggctctTCAGTCCTCCAAGCATGCGCTGACaggttttgcccttccatattaaaactgtgttctcttacatccctctgttcccttcctattcatagacaatgtatacataatatttactttttcaatatttcaagtctgaatctataaataagataattttgttaatttattgcagaaagatgtaaaaggaacctaaggggcattttttttcatgtcgagggtagtgcgtgtatggaatgagctaccagaggaagtggtaggggctggtacaattacaacatttaaaaggtatctagatgggtgcgtgaacaggaagagtttgcaggggtgtgggccaaatggtattaaatgggaccacattaattaggatacctggttggcttggacgcattggaccaaagattctgaatccatgctgtgcaactctgtggctctaagttggagagtggcagagttgcttctgagactaagatcctgaatttaaaaagaggaaaccATGATGGCATGGCACACAAACcggccataataaattggggagtATTACTTCAGGGGATAGAAGTGGATAGGCtagtgaaaacacttaaagaaaatattgggaactgcaacagttgttcattcctttctggcacaaaaatgaaatgagaaatgtGGCCTAGCCATGACtcggagggaaattaagaatagtgatATAGAGTCTTAGGAAATAAGAACAtcaggtgccggtgttggactagggtggacaaggtcacaaatcacacaacaccagcttattagtccaacaggtttatttgaaaacacaagctctcggaacctcagataataaaatgtgtggctggatgaacacagcaggccaagcagcatctcaggagcacaaaagctgacgtttcgggcctagacccttcatcagagaggctctctgatgaagggtctaggcccgaaacatcagcttttgtgctcctgagatgctgcttggcctgctgtgttcatccagcctcacattttattatcttggattctccagcatctgcagttcctattatctctcggAACCTCAGACCTTCTTCAGGAACAGATCgctctttcgcccttgagacggttctgccattcatgctgatattgctgatctAAAACTCAGTACCCTCTCACgttcaacaccctttgatccctttgtcaCTCGAAACAATAAgctaaaccttcttcacaacgttcaatattttgccaCAACCACTTTCGTTGGTAattgaactccacagattcactcctctcTGAATGAGGAAACCCTcttcccggaatcagtctggtatatctccatagcactgtgTCTACAAAGACAgtctatcattccttagataaggagaacaatactgcACAGAATACTGTGGCAGCGGTTGCCCTGGTGTCACgcagtgttgttcagttcacCGAGTGTGGGTTACATTGGCTCCGCCCCAGCACTGTGACACTTGGAACGAGTTTCAGCCAATGAGGAAGAGCTACATAAACTCTCTcccgtcattcactccgattggttGGAGGATCCCCCGTGCTTTGTTGGTCACTCCTGTGTCCTCCCACCCAACCTTCACATTGACAGCAGCTCGAGACCAATCACATGGGCCGAGTTGTGACCCGGAACATGCGCAGTGCGGGCTTTGCAGCAGATCGTAGGTGGTGCCAAATCGGAGGAGAGGCGTCACATTTTTAGAAGCTCTCCAGGCCcaagcaacaaaatccctgtcctgctctcgaggcaggGTAGGAATAGAAACCATCGGGGGTTGTTGCCTGGGCAGTTTATAATCGCGTGAGGGAGGCCTGGGGACCCGAGTACCAGGCCCACGGATCACTAACCGCCATCTTGGCTAGGTTGGGGACGGGAATTCTCTCCAGATACTTGGCCACCATCTTCGTAAAGATAAGCCACGTCCGACTTGGGGAGAAATCGATGAGGCTGTGACTAGGAAAGAAACCCTAGACGTGTGTGGGGAGGATTCACCAACACCTGCTGGAGACTCAAATCCTGAATCAGACTCATTggtttgattttcagtcagcagacaggagttgggaacttTATCCAGAGAGGagaggacggagaaagggagaaaactggaagaggagaacagagatagggggatagatctggaTTTCCTCTGGAAGGAGGGTACAGCCAGGAAtttacagaattgagaaataagagaggAGAATAATGGACTtgtctgttctgaatttctagcctgcaatgacagtaaatgtcttttgtaaactccttttgcaggatattagaaaAGAAGGgtttgcagatattaaacacaaatcaaaattCCTGCTGAGACtggttgactcatgcaatttacAAGGACCTGAGTACCTTCAGCCTCTGAAtatggaaggagaaatgtttgacctgtatgtaggtgatacaCACAATATTCAGCTGAGAGAGTGTTGCAGCGAGTggactgcataaaagatttaccctgttGCATGTCCCAAGTGGGAGCATTCCAGTGAATTTccagtggagagaaattgaaccaatcaagcaggttgggaaaacatttacaccattcacagtggggagatactGTGCTCGATCAGTGTGCTgtcaaggcttcagttgatcaaccattctgaagtAATACAAAGGTGACAGCACTGTGGAAATATGAGGAGTGtagtaaaaagattcaattacccatcccagctggaaatctaTCAATGAATTCACACCAGGAAGAAGCCATTTACCTGCTGTGTGTGGGGGAAGGAACTTAAtcaaaacaaacaaactcatgtcacaccagagaattcacactggggagagactgttcaCCTGTTCAGAGTGTGGGAAGAGATTTACACAAACATCCTagctcatgtgacatcagtggattCACACTGAGGAGAGGCCCTTCAGCTGAATTTACTGTGTTAAAAGGCTCATATCTTCATCTGACCCGAATATACACCAGCTAGTTCATACgggggagaagccattcagttGTTCTGTGCATGGGAAAAGATTCCCTCATTCATCTGgccttcaatcacaccagcaaacTCATACCgagcagaaactatttggctg is drawn from Stegostoma tigrinum isolate sSteTig4 unplaced genomic scaffold, sSteTig4.hap1 scaffold_86, whole genome shotgun sequence and contains these coding sequences:
- the LOC132209324 gene encoding gastrula zinc finger protein XlCGF7.1-like, producing MRMLPCTDCVKSFNQLRCLNKHSTILNPEKLHVFLCKRGFSKSSNLERHKDTSTMDKPWKCEYCGKRFSWPSQLEIHGRTLTGARPFTCSKCGRGFRESSNLLAHQRVHTNDRPFKCSDCGKCYKCSGDLMSHKRVHTNEKPFRCSHCKTGVRKSSELCVHQRTHTGERPYTCSACRKGFINSSNLLRHQRVHSVKRTFKCSDCEETFKSSNNLLRHQRTHTGEKPFTCSVCGKAFTRSSTLVTHQRIHTGERPFTCSMCVKKFTCASHLLKHQRTHTEDRPFTCSVCGKGFTESSNLLQHQRVHN